From one Passer domesticus isolate bPasDom1 chromosome 15, bPasDom1.hap1, whole genome shotgun sequence genomic stretch:
- the LOC135281451 gene encoding uncharacterized protein LOC135281451 — MEDTTSCSLGVGRASIQSPGGSLCLGTPCGFLSSRENNGVGVSARPEGCHCGCGCSLPGIAQRHRPPGLPAPLPLCPSAPLSLCPSVPLPCCPSAPLSLCPSVPLPCCPSAPLSFVFLCPCVPVSLCPSVPCVPLSLCPPAPLPLCPSVPLSLCPSVPLSLCPCAPLSRCPCVPLSLCPSAPLSLCPSVPLSLCPSVPLSLCPCVPLSLCPPVPPSLCPSVPLSLCPSVPVSLCPSVPLSLCPSVPPTPVPPSLCPSAPLSRCPSAPLSCRPAVPLAGTAAAAHGGRCWQARAAGGLLHYNPVQSVPLPAAQQCRRRLLFNPI, encoded by the coding sequence ATGGAGGACACCACCAGCTGCAGCTTGGGGGTGGGCAGAGCCTCCATCCAAAGCCCCGGGGGCTCTCTGTGTCTGGGAACTCCGTGTGGCTTCCTTAGCTCACGAGAGAACAACGGAGTGGGGGTCTCAGCCAGACCTGAGGGGTGTCACTGTGGATGTGGGTGCTCTCTGCCGGGCATTGCCCAGCGCCACCGCCCGCCAGGGctgcctgcccctctgcccctctgtccctctgcccctctgtctctgtgtccctctgtccctctgccctgctgtccctctgcccctctgtccctgtgtccctctgtccctctgccctgctgtccctctgcccctctgtcctttgtgttcctctgtccctgtgtccctgtgtccctctgcccctctgtcccttgtgtccctctgtccctctgtccccctgcccctctgcccctctgtccctctgtccctctgtccctctgcccctctgtcccgctgtccctctgtccctgtgcccctctgTCCcgttgtccctgtgtccctctgtccctctgcccctctgcccctctgtccctctgcccctctgtccctctgtccctgtgtccctctgtcccactgtccctgtgtccctgtgtccctctgtccctctgtccccctgtccctccgtccctctgtccctccgtccctctgtccctctgcccctctgtccctgtgtccctctgtccctctgtcccactgtccctgtgtccctctgtccctccgaCCCCTGTCCCTccgtccctctgtccctctgcccctctgtcccgctgtccctctgcccctctgtcctgCCGTCCCGCTGTCCCGCTGGCCGGcacggcagctgcagcccatgggggcCGGTGCTGGCAGGCTCGGGCAGCGGGAGGGCTCCTGCATTACAATCCGGTACAATCTGtcccccttcctgctgcccagcagtgTAGGAGACGGTTACTGTTTAATCCCATTTGA